Sequence from the Actinocatenispora sera genome:
GGGCGGCGGCAGCGTCGGCATGATGGGGGCGCTGGTCGCCGGCTGCCGCGCCGCCGGCGGCCGGACCTACGGGGTGATCCCCGAAGTGCTGTACGGCCGGGAGATCGCCGACGTCGGTTCGGACGAGCTGGTCGTCACCGCCGACATGGCGGAGCGCAAGAACCGGATGATCGCCACCGCGGACGCGTTCCTCACCCTGCCGGGCGGGGTCGGCACCATGGACGAGCTGTTCGAGGTGTGGACCACCGGTCACCTCGGGCTGCACCACAAGCCGATCGCCTTGCTGTCGACCGACGGCTTCTACGATGGCCTGATGTCCTATGTGGACACTCTGGTACGGGACCGGTTCCTGTCCGCCGACGCCCGCGACCTGCTGCGGGTGGTGCACGACGTCCCGGCCGCCGCCGACGTGCTGGAGGCGGCCCTCGCCGCCGGCTCGCACTGAGGCGCGGTCGCGCCGGTGCGGCCGGGCGTCGCCGCCTCGCGCCGATCGCGGTCGCGAGTGCCGGCCCGGGAGGGGTGCGGGCCGGCACTCGCGGGTCAGCGGAACCGGTGAGCGTTGCGGTCGCACCAGTCGGCGAAGGTGGCGGGCTCGCGGCCGAGCAGCTCGCGCACCGTGCTGGTGCGGAAGCCGACCGTGTCGGCGCGCATCTGCTCGAACCCCTCGACGATCGCCTCGGCGAGCGCGGGTGGGGCGCCGTGGGGGAAGCGTGCGGCGACCGCCTCGGCGGCCGTACGGATCGGCCGGACCTCGATGTCCCGGCCGACCGCCGCGGCCAGTACCTGGACCTGCTCGGTCACGGTGAACGTCTGCTCGCCGGTCAGCGTGTACGCGGTGCCGGCGTGGCCGTCCTCGGTGAGCGCCAGCGCGGCGACAGCGGCGATGTCGGCGGGATCGATCGGGGCGAACCGCCCCGGTCCGACCGGGTCGAGCACGTAGCCGCCGGACCGGATCGTGGGCAGCCAGTCGAACGCGTTCGTCATGTACCCGCCGGGCCGCAGCACGGTCGTCGGGATCCCGGACTCGCGCAGCAGCACCTCCCGCTCGTGGTGCCACCGACCCATCGCCGGCATCGGGTCGCCGAGCACGTTGTACGAGGAGAGCTGCACGACGTTGGCCACGCCGGCGGCGCGGGCGGCGGCCACGGCGTGCTCGGTGTGGGTCAGCCCGATGCCGGGGGTGAGCAGGAACATTCCGTCGACGCCGTCGAGTGCGCGCGCGAGCGACTCGGGGTCGTCGAGGTCGGCGAACGCGCGCTCGGCGCGCTCCGGCAGCGTGGCGGCGCGGGCCGGATCGCGCACCAGCGCGCGGACCTCCGCGCCGCGGTCGACGAGCGTACGGACCAGTTCGCGGCCGATGTTTCCGGTTGCACCGGTGACCAGTAGCATGAGCAGTCCCAGGGTCGTTTACGGGTTAATGATGTGCCTCGGAATGGAACGATAACCGGTTAACGACATGCCGTCAACGCCGACCTGCGCTGCAGTGGAGGTACCGATGCCCGGACTGTTGGACCTGCACGGCCGCACCTCGAAGGCGCTGCGGGCACTGGCCGAGGCGGCGGTGCAGCGACACGGCCTGCACCTGGGGCAGGACCACCTGCTCGCGGCGCTGTGGGAACGGGACGGTCGCACCCCGGGCGAGATCGCCGCCGCGGTCCGCGTCACCACCCCGGCGGTGGTGAAGATGGCCGGCCGGATGATCACCGCCGGCTGGATCACCCGGCGCCCCGACGATCGGGACAACCGCCTCGTGCGGCTCTGGCTCACCGACGCCGGCCGCGCCCTGCAGGAACCCGTCGAGGCCGCCCGGCGCCGCCTCGAGGACCAGGTCACCGCCGGCCTCACCGACGACGAGCGGACGGCACTGCTGTCCGCCCTGACCAAGGTGCACGACACAGCCGTCGCGCTGCTGGCCGATCCACCCGATCACACCACCGGCTGACCGCGCCGGAGCCCGGCACCGAGCCAGCCGTCCCAAGACGGCCGCGCGTCGTTCACCCGGCCCCAAGACAGCCGCGCGCTGGTTCACCCGACCCAAGACGCCGGGCGTCGGTTCATCCGACCCAAGACGCCGGATATCGGTTCATCCGACCCAAGACGCCGGATGTCGGTTCATCCGACCCAAGACGCCGGATGTCGGTTCATCCGACCCAAGACGCCAGGCGTCGGTTCATCCGACCCCGAGAGCCGGGCGTCGGTCGTCCGACCAGGACGGCCGGGCGTCGGTCACCCCGGAGCCGGACGCCAGGCGTGCGGTCAATGGGCCGGGGGCGGCCAGGGCAGGACGGTCAGCTCCGGCCAGCGCCGCCGCCAGCGGGCCGCCTTCGCCTCGTAGACCGAACGCGGCGCCTGCACCGGATTCGGCCGCAGCACCAGGTTGAACACGTCGGACAGCCCGTGCGGCGCGTAGACGCGCCACCGGTCGCCCGGCTCGGTGCGCACGCCGACGCAGCAGGTGGTGGCGGCGAAGCTGTCGATCGCCGCCTCGCTGGAGGTGTAGGCCGGGCAGGGCACCCCGAACTTCGCCTCGTACCAGAGGTGCACCCGGGCCTCGTTGCGGATCTCGATCTCGACCGGCAGGCCCGCGAACACCGCGCGGCCGGCCGCGATCACCTCGTCCTCCGCCGCCCAGGACAGGTCGGCGTCGTCGAAGTAGAACACGTCGTAGTCCCTGATGCCGCCGCTCGGCGCCCGGTGCGTCACCACGTTCCACACCGTCTGGAACACGCACCCGGCCGTCAGGTACCACCCGGGCAGGTCGAGGGTTGCGGTGCGGGCCAGCACCTCGGTGAGCAGCTCGTTGCGCTGCAACGTGGTCCGCAACGCGGGCAGCTGTTCGTCCAGCGGCAGGAGACCGATCATGCCGCCTGACTACCAGCCGGCTGTGACAGAACCGCCCGCTCCCGGGTCAGGCGAGGCCGCGGCGGGCGGCGGCGGGCTGCCGGTCGCCGCGGATGGTGGCGACCATGTCCAGCGCCTGCCGGGTGGCGCGGACCTGGTGGGCGCGGAAGAACCGGGCCCCGAGCCAGGCGCTGACCACGCTGGCGGCGAGTGTGCCGGACAGTCGGCCGGCCACCGGTACGTCCAGCGACTCGCCGACGAAGTCCTTGTTGGACAGGGCGACGAGTACCGGCCATCCGGTGCCGGCGAGTTCGTCCAGCCGGCGGGTGAGCTCCAGCGAGTGCCGGGTGTTCTTGCCGAAATCGTGCGCCGGGTCGATCAGGATCCCGTCCCGCCGTACCCCCAGCGCGACCGCGCGGTCGGCCAGCCGCGTCACCGTGTCGAGCACGTCGGCCACCACGTCGTCGTACGCCGGCCGGTGTGGCCGGGTACGCGGCGGCAGCCCACCGGTGTGCGAGCAGACCAGGCCGACACCGGTCTCCGCGGCGACCTCGGCCAGCCGCGGGTCGGCGCCCGCCCAGGCGTCGTTGAGCAGGTCGGCACCCGCCTCGACGGCCTGCCGGGCCACTTCCGCCCGCCAGGTGTCCACCGAGATCACCAGGTCGGGATGCCGCGCCCGGATGGTCGCCACGAACGGGACGATCCGCCGGATCTCCTCCTCCGCGTCGACCACCTGACCCGGGCCCGCCTTGACGCCGCCGATGTCGACGATGTCGGCTCCTTCCTGAACCGCCCGGTCGACGGCCGCGAGCGCCGCCTCGGTCCCGAACGTGGCGCCCTGGTCGAAGAACGAGTCCGGGGTCCGGTTGATGATGGCCATCACGGCCAGCTCGGTCGGCTCGAACGTGCGGCGACCCAGCCGCACCGGACCGCTGTCCACGCGCTACCTCCTGACGGTGTCGGCACCATCGTCCATCAACCCAGGGCAAACGCCTGGTCGGCCCGGTGGCGGCCGGCGCGACGGGTGAGGCCCGGACCGGCACTACACCGTACCGGGGTCCTGTCGGTCTGTTCGTCGTGTCACGATTGCCGGTATGCGCGAGATTCTCCTGCTGCTCGTGGTGGCTCTGGTGGCCGCGGCCATCGTGTTCGGTGTGATCGTCGCGATCACCGGTGCGGCGCGTGGCCTGCAGCCGGCCGAGCCGGACGAACGGGCCCGCCGACTGCCCGGCGACCGGCCGCTCGCGGAGCGCGACCTGGGTACGGTCCGGTTCGACGCGGTCCTTCGCGGGTACCGGATGGCGCAGGTGGACGCCGCGCTGCGCCGCGTGTCGTACGACCTGGGCTACAAGCAGGAGCTGATCGCGGCGCTGGAGGCCGAGGTCGCGGCGCTGCGGGACGGCCGCACCGCCGATGCCGACCTGCTGCGCGACCGCCGCCTTGCCGCCGCCGCGCCCGTCCGCCGGGTGGCCCAGCGCCCGGCGACCCCGACCCCGACCGACCCGGCCGGCGCCGCGGCTGCGGGCGCAGTGCCGGCCGGCGAGGCGGTAGCGGACGCAGCGCCGATCGACGAGGCGGCTGCGGGCGCAGTGCCGGCCGACGAGGGGGCAGCGGACGCAGCGCCGATCGACGAAGCGGCAGCAGACACCGTGCCGGTCGACGACCCGGCGCCCGCCGGGGATCCCGCGCCGGTCACCGGTGCCGAGACCGACGGCGGTGCCCAGGCCCTGCAGCCTGCCGACCGCGCCGAGCCTGACGACCTCGCGACGGCTGCCGACGGCGCCGAGTCCGCGGACACGGTCCCGGCCGACGAGGGCGAACGGGCTGAGGACGCGGCGGACGATCCGGCGGCGGGAAGGCCGGACACCGACGGCTCGAACGGGCGGGCGGATGGTGCGGCGCGCCGGGTCGCCGGCCAGCCGGCGGTGAGCTGACGCCCATGAGCGAGCGGGAGCGAAGCACGGGCATCGTGCGTGGGTGCCTCCGGCCCGAGCGAGGCAGAGCGGGGAGCGGGCATGAGTGATGCGCGGAGGTCACCGGATCTGTTGATCGGTGCGGACGGCCGGGGGCGTTGCCCGTGGGCCGGCAGCGCGCCGGAGTACGTCGAGTACCACGACGACGAGTGGGGTCGGCCGGTGCGCACCGACGACGGGCTGTTCGAGCGGCTCACCCTGGAGGCGTTCCAGTCCGGGCTGGCATGGATCACCATCCTGCGCAAGCGGCCAGCGTTCCGGCAGGCGTTCGCCGGCTTCCGGATCGGCAAGGTCGCCGCGTTCGGCGAGGCGGACCGGGAGCGGCTGCTCGCCGATGCCGGCATCGTGCGCAACCGCGCGAAGATCGACGCCGCGCTGGGCAACGCCCGGGTGGCGGCCGAGCTGCCGGGCGGCCTCGCCGCGCTGATCTGGTCGTACGCGCCGAAGCAGCGGCCGCGCCCGAAGCGGCTCGCCGACGTGCCGGCCACCAGCCCCGAGTCGGTGGCGCTGGCGAAGGAGCTGAAGCGGCGCGGTTTCCGGTTCGTCGGCCCGACCACCGCGTACGCGTTGATGCAGGCCGCCGGGTTGGTCGACGACCACCTGGCCGGCTGTATCGCCCCCGGCAACACCGCCGCCTGACCTGCCGCGGGCCGGTGCGCCGCCGCCCGCCTGTGCGGCGCGCTGTCGGCCTGCCGCTGGTGGGGGGCGCCGCCCGCCTGCGCGGCGCGCTACCGGGCTGCCGCTGGTGGGGGGCGCCGCCCGCCCGTGCGGCGCGCTACCGGGCTGCCGCTGGTGGGGGACGCCGCCCGCCCGTGCGGCGCGCTACTGCCGCTGGTGGGGGACGCCGCCCGCCTGTTCGGCGCGCTGACCGGGCGACCGCTGGTTTCCTGCGTCCGCTGGGACGCCGCCCGGGTGTCCGGCGCGCCGGCGCCGTCGGGCCCGACCACCACTGGTTGTCCGCGGTCCGGCGGGACGCCGTTGCCTGCCGGTCCGCGGACCGGGCATGGGTGCTGCCCCGGTGCGCCGCGGAGTTCCCGGCATGCGGAAAGATAAGGGTTGCCTCAGCAGCACCGCGAGCTGCGGGTGATCGTGACGGCAGGCGGAGGTGTCATGACGCAGTGGATGGTCGCGGTCGGCCCGGAGCAGTTCCAGGCGGAGCGGCTCTACCAGCACGATCAGCTGGAGGTACCGCTGCCGGCGATGCTGCCGATGGCGGTCGGTGACCCGGTCGCGCTGGTCGCCACCGGGGGCACCGTTGACGAACCGGTCGTGTTCGGCCTGGCCCGCATCGTGACCCCGCCGTACCCGGTGGACCGGGTGCCGGACGACCCGGACGACGCCGACGTGGCCGGCCTGCCGGCGGCGATGGTGGTCGAGTACCTGGTGCGCGCGGTCGACCGGCCGGTGCCGCTGGCCGACCTGGCGCTCCCGGAGGCGATGGAGTTCGAGCCGGGCGATCCGGCCGTACTGGGCGAGCCCGGGTACGGGCGGATCGTCGCGGCGTTGGGGGCGCCGCGCAGTCCGGTCACGCCGAAGCGGGAGTGGCTGGTCAGCCTCGACCTGCCGATCGAGGCCGACTCGCCGGCCGAGGCGGTCCGGATCTTCTGGACCTACGTCCGGCAGCTCGGCCCGGCGGAGCTGCCGGCGTTTGTCTCGCCGCGCGGCGACGAGACCGCGATGCGCCCGTACGTGCTCGGCGTCGAACACGAGATGGACCCCGAGGAGGACGAGTAACCGTCGGCCACCGGCCGCCGGCCCGCACCCGCGACCCGCACCGTTGATCAAGGGATCGCGACACGCATTGCTGGCACGACGTGACCCGATCCCTTGATCAACTTCACCGGGAGGGCAACTTCACCGGGAGGGCAACTTCACCGGGAGGGCGGCTTCACCGGGAGGGCAACGACCGGGAGGGCAACGACCGGGAGGGTCAGCGGCCGTGGAAGGCGGGGCGGCGCTTGGCGACGAACGCCTCGGTGGCGGCCCGGTGGTCGCTGGTCGCGCCGCAGATCGACTGCGCGTCCGCCTCGACCGCCAGCGCATCCCGCAGGCTGCCCGAGGCGCCGGTCGCGAGCTCGCGCTTGAGCTGGCCGTACGCCACGGTCGGGCCGGCGGCGAGCCGGGTGGCGAGCGCGGTGGCCGCGGGCAACACCTCGTCGTCGGTGGCGACCAGCTCGGTGAACAGGCCGAGCCGGTCGGCGGTGGCCGCGTCCACCTTGGTACCGAGCAGGGTCAGTTCGGTGGCCTTGGCGTAGCCGACGAGCCGGGGCAGCGTCCAGGAGATGCCGGTGTCGCCGGCGAGGCCCACTCCGGCGAAGCTCATCGAGAACGACGTACCGGGGCCGCCGATGCGGAAGTCGGCCAGGAACGCCAGCGCCGCGCCCGCACCGGCGGCCGGCCCCCGTACCGCGGCGACGACCGGCTTGGGCATCCCGCCGAGCAGCTCCGCGATCGGCGTGTAGTGCTCGTGCACGGTGCGCATCGGGTCGCTGCCGGCGCCCAGCGTCTCGATGTGTTCGCGCAGGTCCTGGCCGACGCAGAAGCCGCGGCCGGCACCGGCGAGCAGCAGCGCCCGGCAGTCGTCGTCGGCCGCCGCGTCGCGCAGCGCGTCCCGCAGCGCCTCCTTCAGCTCGACCGACAGCGAGTTCAGCGACTCGGGGCGGTTGAAGGTGAGCGTGACGACGCCGGTGTCGGCGCGGTCGACCAGCAGTACCTCGGTCATGGCAACCCTTCGGATTCCTCAGCGGTGGGTGGTGGGCAGGCAGGAGTCCACGTACCGGTCGGCGGCGGCGCGCAGCCGCCCCGCGTACCGGTCGAAGAAGGCGGCCGCGGCGGCGCCGGGCCAGTCGGGCGGCAGCAGCTCGGCCGGCAGCTGCGGGTCGGAGAACAGGAACGTCCGCCAGGCGTGCACCAGCCGGAACCGCGCCGCGTACGCCTGCTCGTCGGTCACCGTGGCCGGCAGCCCGGCGACCACCGGCGTGTACTCGGTGACGAACTCCCGGTACGCGGTGGCGAGCGCGGGCAGGTCCCAGGCGCGGCGGACCAGGTCGCTGGCGCCCGCGGTGTCGCCGTCGTGCCGGGCGACGAACCGTGCCGCGGCGACGCCGACCTCGTCCAGCAACGCGGCCACCTCGGCGTCCCGCGCCCGTACCGTGCCGCGGCGGGGCGCCGCCCAGGTGCTCGGGGACAGCGCGCCGAAGCCGAGATAGCCAAGGGTGTCGGCGAGCCGGCTGCGCTGCGCGCGGGTGGCCGACCCGGTCAGTACCAGCAGATCGAACCGGCCGTCCCAGTCGCGCCGGGTGGTCCGGTAGATGCGCGCGGCGGCCTCGTCGAGCCGGCGCATCCCCCGACCGGTGAGCGCGTAGCCCGGCCCGGCCGGCAGCCGTACGGGGGCCAGCCAGCCCTGCCGGACCATCCGGGAGATGGCGGTGCGCACCGCCGGCGCGGCGATGGACAGCGGCGCGAGCAGCCGGACGAGGGCCGCGACCGGTGCCTCACCGCCGCGCGGCCGAAGGTGATCTCCATAGAGATCGAACAGCGCGGAGCGGGCCTGCACGCTCGCGAGTGTGACAGTTCGATACCGAAGATGCCAACAACTGTCACATATCCCCGGGGCCGGTTTGGGTCCCGGCCCGCTTATCAGGGAAAATCATCGTCGTGGAAGTGCGTCGCTGGCCGGCGGGCCGGCTCGGCCGCGACGCGCGGAAGGTATCGGCCGCGGGAAAACCCGCGGTGTCGAGTCGAGGGGAGACAACATGGCGGCCATGAAGCCGCGGACGGGCGACGGTCCGCTGGAGGTCACCAAGGAGGGCCGCGGCATCGTCATGCGGGTTCCGCTCGAAGGCGGTGGCCGGCTGGTCGTCGAGATGACCCCGGAGGAAGCCGGCGAGCTCGGCGAGGCGCTGAAGAACGTCGCGGGCTGATCCGTTTGCGGGGGGCCGTGCGGCACCCCACCGATCCATACCGGCCCGGTACCGATCCTTCGGTGCCGGGCCGGTGTCCTGACCTGGTCGTCCCGACCTGCTGTCCGATCTCGCTGTCCCGCTTCCGGGACGGATGGAGCTGCGTGTGGCTTCCTTGACCCTGCGACTCGGCACCGGAACCCGGCCCGCGGTACTGGCCGTGCCGGTCGCGCCCACCGGCGACGACACCGACGACTCTGCCGCTGGGCCCGGCTCGGCTGGCAAGGCCGGCTCCGCCGGTTCGGCTGGCAAGGCCGGCTCCGCCGGTTCGGCTGGCAAGGCCGGCTCCGCCGGTTCGGCTGGCAAGGCCGGCTCCGCCGGTTCGGCTGGCAAGGCCGGCTCCGCCGGCGGTGCGGCGGCCGCGGTGCTGGCAACGGTGCCGCTACCGGCTGGCACCGAGAGCGTGCTCGCCGCCTACCTGGCCGACGTCGAGCACTCCGGAGCCGCCGGCAGCATCGAGGTGCTGCCGCGCCCCGGCGAGCGGCCGCAGCGGCTGATCGCCGTCGGTGTCGGCGACGGCACCGAGGCCGACTGGCGGGCGGCGGGTGCCGCCGTGGTGCGCGCCGCCGCGAAGCAGCCGGCGCTGACCGTCGCGGTACCGGACGGGCTGACCGACGCGCAGCTCGCCGGGCTGGCCGAGGGGATCCTGCTCGCCGGGTACCGGTTCAGCCTCGCCGCGGACGACAGCGGTGCACCGGCGCTGAACCGGGTCACCATCGCCGCCGACGCCGCCCGGTACGGCCCGGCACTGGCGCACGCGCAGGCGGTCGCCGAGGCGACCGCGCTGGCCCGGGACTGGGTCAACACGCCCAGCAACGACAAGTCGCCGGAGTGGTTCGCCGGCCGGATCGCCCGCGCCGCCGAGAAGCACCAGGTGCAGGTACGCATCCGGGACGCCGCCGCGCTCGCCGCCGAGGGGTTCGGCGGGGTGGTCGCGGTCGGCGAGGGCTCGCCGCGCCCGCCGCGGCTGGTGGAGCTGCGCTGGCGGCCACGCGGTGCGCAGCGGCACGTGGTGCTCGTCGGCAAGGGCATCACGTACGACACGGGTGGCATCGACATCAAGCCGATCGGCGCGATGGAGCTGATGCGCAAGGACATGGGCGGTGCCGGCGCGGTCGCCGCGGCGACGATCGGTGCCGCCGCGATGCGACTGCCGGTACGCGTCACGGCGCTGCTTCCGTTGGCCGACAACGTCGTCAGCGGTGCGGCGTACCGGCCGGGCGACGTGGTGCGGCACTACGGCGGGATCACGACGGAGATCCAGAACACCGACGCGGAGGGTCGGATCGTGGTGGCCGATGCCCTCGCGTACGCGGTGCGCCGGCTCGCCCCCGACGTCCTCGTCGACCTGGCCACCCTGACCGGGGCGCAGCGCGTCGCGCTGGGCAAGAAGACCGCCGCGCTGTACGCGACCGACGACGAGCTGGCCGCCGCGCTCGCCGCGGCCGGCGACGACGCCGGCGAGCCGATGTGGCGGATGCCGCTGCCCGCCGACTACGTCGAGAAGGTGCACAGCTCCACGGTCGCCGACCTGAACAACGCCCCGGTACAGGGCGAGGCCGGGTCGGTGATGGGCGCCCTGTTCCTGCGCGAGTTCACCGCCGGCCACCCGTGCTGGGCGCACGTGGACATGTCCGCACCGGCCTGGTCCGCCAGCGCCGCCGGCGAACTGCCGAAGGGCGCCACCGGCTGGGGCGTCCGCACCCTGCTGCGCTACCTCGCCACCCAGTGACAGCGATGATCCCCGGCCCCGAGGCCGGGGATCATCGGCGTGCGTCGCACGGCCCGCCGGCCCTGCCCACGCCACCCTGACGGTGGTGGCGGTTCAGGCTGGCTCGGCGGGGGAGCGGCCGGGCAGGGCCCGGTCGAGGAAGTCCTCGACGGCGTCGAGCACCG
This genomic interval carries:
- a CDS encoding DNA-3-methyladenine glycosylase I; amino-acid sequence: MSDARRSPDLLIGADGRGRCPWAGSAPEYVEYHDDEWGRPVRTDDGLFERLTLEAFQSGLAWITILRKRPAFRQAFAGFRIGKVAAFGEADRERLLADAGIVRNRAKIDAALGNARVAAELPGGLAALIWSYAPKQRPRPKRLADVPATSPESVALAKELKRRGFRFVGPTTAYALMQAAGLVDDHLAGCIAPGNTAA
- a CDS encoding PaaX family transcriptional regulator — protein: MQARSALFDLYGDHLRPRGGEAPVAALVRLLAPLSIAAPAVRTAISRMVRQGWLAPVRLPAGPGYALTGRGMRRLDEAAARIYRTTRRDWDGRFDLLVLTGSATRAQRSRLADTLGYLGFGALSPSTWAAPRRGTVRARDAEVAALLDEVGVAAARFVARHDGDTAGASDLVRRAWDLPALATAYREFVTEYTPVVAGLPATVTDEQAYAARFRLVHAWRTFLFSDPQLPAELLPPDWPGAAAAAFFDRYAGRLRAAADRYVDSCLPTTHR
- a CDS encoding nucleotidyltransferase family protein, translated to MIGLLPLDEQLPALRTTLQRNELLTEVLARTATLDLPGWYLTAGCVFQTVWNVVTHRAPSGGIRDYDVFYFDDADLSWAAEDEVIAAGRAVFAGLPVEIEIRNEARVHLWYEAKFGVPCPAYTSSEAAIDSFAATTCCVGVRTEPGDRWRVYAPHGLSDVFNLVLRPNPVQAPRSVYEAKAARWRRRWPELTVLPWPPPAH
- a CDS encoding DivIVA domain-containing protein encodes the protein MREILLLLVVALVAAAIVFGVIVAITGAARGLQPAEPDERARRLPGDRPLAERDLGTVRFDAVLRGYRMAQVDAALRRVSYDLGYKQELIAALEAEVAALRDGRTADADLLRDRRLAAAAPVRRVAQRPATPTPTDPAGAAAAGAVPAGEAVADAAPIDEAAAGAVPADEGAADAAPIDEAAADTVPVDDPAPAGDPAPVTGAETDGGAQALQPADRAEPDDLATAADGAESADTVPADEGERAEDAADDPAAGRPDTDGSNGRADGAARRVAGQPAVS
- a CDS encoding leucyl aminopeptidase → MASLTLRLGTGTRPAVLAVPVAPTGDDTDDSAAGPGSAGKAGSAGSAGKAGSAGSAGKAGSAGSAGKAGSAGSAGKAGSAGGAAAAVLATVPLPAGTESVLAAYLADVEHSGAAGSIEVLPRPGERPQRLIAVGVGDGTEADWRAAGAAVVRAAAKQPALTVAVPDGLTDAQLAGLAEGILLAGYRFSLAADDSGAPALNRVTIAADAARYGPALAHAQAVAEATALARDWVNTPSNDKSPEWFAGRIARAAEKHQVQVRIRDAAALAAEGFGGVVAVGEGSPRPPRLVELRWRPRGAQRHVVLVGKGITYDTGGIDIKPIGAMELMRKDMGGAGAVAAATIGAAAMRLPVRVTALLPLADNVVSGAAYRPGDVVRHYGGITTEIQNTDAEGRIVVADALAYAVRRLAPDVLVDLATLTGAQRVALGKKTAALYATDDELAAALAAAGDDAGEPMWRMPLPADYVEKVHSSTVADLNNAPVQGEAGSVMGALFLREFTAGHPCWAHVDMSAPAWSASAAGELPKGATGWGVRTLLRYLATQ
- a CDS encoding DUF3117 domain-containing protein, with protein sequence MAAMKPRTGDGPLEVTKEGRGIVMRVPLEGGGRLVVEMTPEEAGELGEALKNVAG
- a CDS encoding enoyl-CoA hydratase-related protein, which produces MTEVLLVDRADTGVVTLTFNRPESLNSLSVELKEALRDALRDAAADDDCRALLLAGAGRGFCVGQDLREHIETLGAGSDPMRTVHEHYTPIAELLGGMPKPVVAAVRGPAAGAGAALAFLADFRIGGPGTSFSMSFAGVGLAGDTGISWTLPRLVGYAKATELTLLGTKVDAATADRLGLFTELVATDDEVLPAATALATRLAAGPTVAYGQLKRELATGASGSLRDALAVEADAQSICGATSDHRAATEAFVAKRRPAFHGR
- a CDS encoding NAD(P)H-binding protein, producing MLLVTGATGNIGRELVRTLVDRGAEVRALVRDPARAATLPERAERAFADLDDPESLARALDGVDGMFLLTPGIGLTHTEHAVAAARAAGVANVVQLSSYNVLGDPMPAMGRWHHEREVLLRESGIPTTVLRPGGYMTNAFDWLPTIRSGGYVLDPVGPGRFAPIDPADIAAVAALALTEDGHAGTAYTLTGEQTFTVTEQVQVLAAAVGRDIEVRPIRTAAEAVAARFPHGAPPALAEAIVEGFEQMRADTVGFRTSTVRELLGREPATFADWCDRNAHRFR
- the folP gene encoding dihydropteroate synthase, which gives rise to MAIINRTPDSFFDQGATFGTEAALAAVDRAVQEGADIVDIGGVKAGPGQVVDAEEEIRRIVPFVATIRARHPDLVISVDTWRAEVARQAVEAGADLLNDAWAGADPRLAEVAAETGVGLVCSHTGGLPPRTRPHRPAYDDVVADVLDTVTRLADRAVALGVRRDGILIDPAHDFGKNTRHSLELTRRLDELAGTGWPVLVALSNKDFVGESLDVPVAGRLSGTLAASVVSAWLGARFFRAHQVRATRQALDMVATIRGDRQPAAARRGLA
- a CDS encoding MarR family winged helix-turn-helix transcriptional regulator, whose protein sequence is MPGLLDLHGRTSKALRALAEAAVQRHGLHLGQDHLLAALWERDGRTPGEIAAAVRVTTPAVVKMAGRMITAGWITRRPDDRDNRLVRLWLTDAGRALQEPVEAARRRLEDQVTAGLTDDERTALLSALTKVHDTAVALLADPPDHTTG
- a CDS encoding TIGR00730 family Rossman fold protein, with product MAAIGVFCGSSTQVSKTYLDLAADAGAELARRGHLVVSGGGSVGMMGALVAGCRAAGGRTYGVIPEVLYGREIADVGSDELVVTADMAERKNRMIATADAFLTLPGGVGTMDELFEVWTTGHLGLHHKPIALLSTDGFYDGLMSYVDTLVRDRFLSADARDLLRVVHDVPAAADVLEAALAAGSH